Proteins encoded together in one Porites lutea chromosome 2, jaPorLute2.1, whole genome shotgun sequence window:
- the LOC140928774 gene encoding UPF0561 protein C2orf68 homolog has product MAGARDSPKLNMEHGFIQTIIKNQVDRDEYDKEQKAISLQKKISGQSRPKKRAPLQMYVPPHLRAKAVDVKNKQESESSSKEDWEDDLRAPNTPASPEIRMTLEFERQDGEIRKLNICEGEDLRKVISSFGKANGLDSRLRDALLQRISNALEGRAS; this is encoded by the exons ATGGCTGGTGCGCGCGACAGTCCCAAACTCAATATGGAGCACGGCTTCATACAAACCATTATTAAAAACCAAGTTGATCGAGACGAGTATGACAAGGAGCAGAAAGCTATAAGTCTGCAGAAGAAGATAAGCGGGCAATCGCGACCAAAGAAGAGAGCGCCTTTACAGATGTATGTACCGCCTCATTTGAGGGCGAAAGCGGTCGacgtcaaaaacaaacaagaaagtgAATCTTCGTCTAAAG AAGACTGGGAAGATGATCTCAGAGCACCCAATACACCTGCGTCCCCTGAAATTAGGATGACTCTTGAATTTGAACGCCAAGATGGCGAGATTCGCAAGCTCAACATTTGTGAG GGAGAAGACCTCCGAAAAGTCATCAGCAGTTTCGGCAAGGCTAATGGTCTGGATTCCAGACTCCGAGATGCTCTGCTGCAAAGAATTTCAAATGCTTTAGAAGGAAGAGCATCGTGA